A region of Thermobifida halotolerans DNA encodes the following proteins:
- the drmD gene encoding DISARM system SNF2-like helicase DrmD, translating to MASTTEATLSPGALVAVRGQKWVVSQVEPAGEQATLVALQSVEDGRYGETLEVIWEVEPGRRVLPAGSLPEVSAHTGFDPPERLAAFLDAVRWSAVTSADVRLLQAPFRSGVTVEDYQLEPVSRAVAAPRVNLLLADDVGLGKTVEAGLVAQELLLRHRAKRVMVVCPAGLTVKWKDEMAEKFGLDFTIVDSERCAEVRRDFGSAANPFNVYPLTIVSLPWLRGAKAQRLLDEVLPAGGPGYPRAFDLLILDEAHHVAPAAPKQVYAVDSQQTKLIRRLAPHFTHRLFLSATPHNGYQASFTALLEILDDQRFARGVAPDRAAVRDTVVRRLKTDIVDADGNPRFLRREAKAIPVVYPDSEREIHGLLTRFAELRRAKIASRRGRKATDLVTLLLKKRLFSSPAAFAHTVSVYLDTLRRRSGAAPAVEDDVPEWMEDFFDDTATYDDEQLAEAEDDALDRTRPMQPDADDDETALLTRMLEWAERHEAQPDAKARELVGYLKAVCRPDRHWTDERVVVFTEYRDTLRWLKDLLRQEGMDGDRVAELHGGMDTDERERVRLAFQKHPSEHPVRILLATDAAGEGIDLQRHCHRLVNYDIPFNPNKLEQRIGRIDRYGQTRIPEVRHFVGSGWQGAADSYEADLEFLSRVATKVARMEEDLGQVNAVLADAVQRRMLDRGAKVDVESAGSRKERLASDANVRDQVRRLREKLDATVEELGLVPDRVKRVVDTALALANQQSLTPHVDERELADGLFDVPTLTDSWARAAEGLTEKLPPGGGEPRQLPVTFDAEVARGRDDVVLAHLNHPLVAMSTRLLRAAVSNDRVGLRRVTAVVSDDPALEDVLVGAYSRFVLVGADGIRLHEEVLYAGGWAPEHGRFRRLENLGALGGFLDRALSTGRPASDVVWQRVAQRWPRISDGLMSAVKWRRDTRKKSLLRQLEQRATEERARVTSVFDQFSATLRAALAENPDDAEDALFSRTGLEKSKEELEQYRRDRRNWRRRLDGLAAERERELAAIEARYSHQKAHLFPVAVVFVVPSREATR from the coding sequence ATGGCGAGCACAACCGAAGCCACCCTCTCCCCCGGCGCCCTGGTGGCGGTCCGGGGGCAGAAGTGGGTGGTCAGCCAGGTCGAACCGGCCGGAGAGCAGGCCACCCTGGTGGCCTTGCAGAGCGTCGAGGACGGCCGCTACGGCGAGACCCTGGAGGTGATCTGGGAGGTGGAGCCGGGCCGCCGGGTACTGCCCGCCGGTTCGCTGCCCGAGGTCTCCGCACACACCGGCTTCGACCCGCCCGAACGGTTGGCCGCGTTCCTCGACGCGGTGCGCTGGTCGGCAGTCACCTCCGCCGACGTGCGGCTGCTCCAGGCCCCGTTCCGCTCGGGGGTGACTGTCGAGGACTACCAGTTGGAGCCGGTGTCGCGCGCCGTGGCCGCGCCCCGCGTGAACCTGCTGCTCGCCGACGACGTGGGCCTCGGCAAGACCGTCGAGGCCGGGCTGGTCGCCCAGGAGCTGCTGCTGCGCCACCGCGCCAAGCGCGTCATGGTCGTCTGCCCGGCGGGCCTCACCGTGAAGTGGAAGGACGAGATGGCCGAGAAGTTCGGCCTGGACTTCACGATCGTGGACTCCGAGCGCTGCGCCGAGGTGCGCCGCGACTTCGGCAGCGCCGCCAACCCGTTCAACGTCTACCCGCTGACCATCGTCAGCCTGCCGTGGCTGCGCGGCGCGAAGGCCCAGCGGCTGCTCGACGAGGTGCTGCCCGCCGGCGGCCCCGGCTATCCGCGCGCCTTCGACCTGCTCATCCTCGACGAGGCGCACCACGTCGCCCCGGCCGCGCCCAAGCAGGTCTACGCGGTCGACTCCCAGCAGACCAAGCTGATCCGCCGCCTCGCCCCGCACTTCACGCACCGGCTGTTCCTGTCGGCGACCCCGCACAACGGCTACCAGGCGTCGTTCACCGCGCTGCTGGAGATCCTCGACGACCAGCGCTTCGCCCGCGGCGTGGCCCCCGACAGGGCGGCGGTGCGCGACACGGTGGTGCGCCGCCTCAAGACCGACATCGTCGACGCCGACGGCAACCCGCGCTTCCTGCGCCGCGAGGCGAAGGCGATCCCGGTGGTCTACCCCGACAGCGAACGCGAGATCCACGGCCTGCTCACCCGCTTCGCGGAGCTGCGCCGCGCCAAGATCGCGTCGCGCCGGGGCCGCAAGGCCACCGACCTGGTCACCCTGCTGCTGAAGAAGCGGCTGTTCTCCAGCCCGGCGGCGTTCGCGCACACCGTCTCCGTCTACCTCGACACGCTCCGGCGGCGCTCCGGCGCGGCCCCCGCGGTCGAGGACGACGTGCCCGAGTGGATGGAGGACTTCTTCGACGACACCGCCACCTACGACGACGAGCAGTTGGCCGAGGCCGAGGACGACGCGCTGGACCGCACCCGCCCCATGCAGCCCGACGCCGACGACGACGAGACGGCGCTGCTCACCCGGATGCTGGAGTGGGCCGAGCGGCACGAGGCCCAGCCCGACGCCAAGGCCCGCGAACTGGTCGGCTACCTGAAGGCGGTGTGCCGCCCCGACCGGCACTGGACGGACGAGCGGGTCGTGGTGTTCACCGAGTACCGCGACACCCTGCGGTGGCTGAAGGACCTGCTGCGCCAGGAGGGCATGGACGGCGACCGCGTCGCCGAACTGCACGGCGGCATGGACACCGACGAGCGCGAACGGGTGCGCCTGGCCTTCCAGAAGCACCCGTCCGAGCATCCGGTGCGGATCCTGCTGGCCACCGACGCCGCCGGTGAGGGCATCGACCTGCAACGCCACTGCCACCGCCTGGTCAACTACGACATCCCGTTCAATCCGAACAAGCTGGAGCAGCGCATCGGCCGCATCGACCGCTACGGCCAGACCCGCATCCCCGAGGTGCGGCACTTCGTGGGGTCGGGCTGGCAGGGCGCCGCCGACTCCTACGAGGCCGACCTGGAGTTCCTGTCCCGGGTCGCCACGAAGGTGGCGCGCATGGAAGAGGACCTGGGCCAGGTCAACGCGGTGCTGGCGGACGCGGTGCAGCGGCGCATGCTCGACAGGGGCGCCAAGGTCGACGTGGAGTCGGCCGGGTCCCGAAAGGAACGGCTGGCCTCCGACGCCAACGTCCGCGACCAGGTGCGCCGCCTGCGCGAGAAGCTGGACGCCACCGTCGAGGAGCTGGGCCTGGTCCCCGACCGGGTGAAGCGGGTCGTGGACACCGCGCTGGCCCTCGCCAACCAGCAGAGCCTCACCCCGCACGTCGATGAGCGGGAGCTCGCCGACGGCCTGTTCGACGTGCCCACGCTCACCGACTCGTGGGCGCGCGCCGCCGAGGGGTTGACCGAGAAGCTGCCGCCGGGCGGCGGCGAGCCCCGGCAGCTGCCGGTCACCTTCGACGCCGAGGTGGCGCGGGGCCGCGACGACGTGGTGCTGGCCCACCTCAACCATCCGCTGGTGGCGATGTCCACGCGGCTGCTGCGCGCGGCGGTGTCCAACGACCGGGTGGGGCTGCGCCGGGTGACGGCCGTGGTCAGCGACGACCCCGCGCTGGAGGACGTGCTGGTCGGCGCGTATTCGCGGTTCGTGCTGGTGGGCGCCGACGGCATCCGGCTGCACGAGGAGGTGCTGTACGCGGGCGGGTGGGCGCCCGAGCACGGCCGGTTCCGCCGCCTGGAGAACCTGGGCGCGCTCGGCGGTTTCCTGGACCGCGCGCTGTCCACCGGCCGCCCCGCCTCCGACGTGGTGTGGCAGCGGGTCGCGCAGCGGTGGCCGCGGATCTCCGACGGGCTCATGTCAGCGGTCAAATGGCGCAGGGACACCCGGAAGAAGTCGCTGCTCCGCCAGTTGGAGCAGCGCGCCACCGAGGAGCGCGCCCGCGTCACCTCCGTGTTCGACCAGTTCTCCGCGACCCTGCGCGCCGCGCTCGCGGAGAACCCCGACGACGCCGAGGACGCCCTGTTCAGTCGGACCGGCCTGGAGAAGTCCAAGGAGGAGTTGGAGCAGTACCGCCGCGACCGCCGCAACTGGCGGCGCCGCCTCGACGGGCTGGCCGCCGAACGCGAACGCGAACTGGCGGCGATCGAGGCCCGCTACAGCCACCAGAAAGCGCACCTGTTCCCCGTCGCCGTGGTGTTCGTCGTTCCGAGCCGGGAGGCCACCCGATGA
- a CDS encoding Eco57I restriction-modification methylase domain-containing protein, whose translation MSSPRSRRPRRSASDSAQQHREWLSLIEVSGPFLSLPVLRATWPNLESLTKDQVAALRRAHADWQAAPAAGQRPWIDFVLAGLLDWREEYRTGTEELAALAMAVPEHDTTVTPSFALVEPGEDVKPDTVRLLGLMCPPTTSPTARVKGEAWSATPVDRLAQLCRHHGVELGLATDGRWWVLVWAPRGGVTTTAVFDAVAWPEAAERVVVRAFSSLLGRERFFAVPDDELLVPLLRKSLDSQEDITEALGVQVRQAVELLVTAIGRADTWSREHGGSSGLAHVPAHEVYRGAVSVMMRVVFLLFAEERKLLPSDNELYARAYSAGRLCAELEQRALEGSEEELENTYTAWHRLLALFNAVYRGVEHPRLKMTAHDGSLFNPDQFGWLPLHIDDRTVLHMLRAVQYVEIGTGRSKERRALSFRALDVEQIGYVYEGLLSFDGFRADDVVVGLVGKEGREEEVALADLEALAAGHSDLDALAKALSDAYKQSGIGSTRAVAKRLAPLSGTDREEARKKLLAVTRGDYPLSERLLPFFGLLRTDLRGLPVVVLPGELYVTESPLRRNTGTHYTPRFLAEQVVEGALEPLVYEPGPLQTADRDEWKLKSSAEILGLKVADIAMGSAAFLVAAARYLGDRLVEAWVAEGDERVRDYTPTGDELGADEDPVTVEARRQIIEHCLYGVDINPMAVEMAKLSLWLVSMDPKRPFTFLDDRLAAGDSLLGVTSLEQVEYMHMDPKKGRKIHERALVDFTAGIRELVADVAQERRALTDIEGTSVAALNRKRSLLADAELRTGRVKLLADLCVGAALANAKKGDTGLRDGSLAAADLARRLNTAEPEARIKIREWLETDRPEGAFKRVPVHWPLVFPEVFEKGGFDAVIGNPPFLGGKKISGPMGSVYREYLVNCIAGDLKGHADLVAYFTLRAHGVLNNSGQTGLVATNTLAQGDTREVGLDQLTVNKVTIRQAVKSKPWPSKSAALEYCAVWGSRAGLGEKAKRVLDGNEVKGITSSLDPESRTSGHPERLAKNSGLAFNGQYIMGIGFTIEAKEAQKLIRKEARNSEILFPYLNGQDVNSRPDSSASRWVINFHDWPEGRASEYTDCFNHVVKQVKPDRLRQKDEHGKRYWWQFFRQRPKLRKAAYGLEQVVVITLVSKTVMPMMVPTGQVFAHKLGVFATDDTAMLALLSSAPHYWWVVAHGSTLETRINYSPSDVFETFPLPELTEELRELGSRLDTFRRDVMLSRQSGLTKTYNLVFDPDCTDDDIEELRRIHRAIDEATVRAYEWEDRIEAVGGLDHGFHPVGSKELRYTIGPAAQREILDSLLELNHERYAEEVAQGLHDKKKGKRASAETLFD comes from the coding sequence ATGAGTTCCCCCCGTTCCCGCCGCCCCCGCCGCTCCGCCTCCGACAGCGCGCAGCAGCACCGCGAGTGGCTGTCGCTGATCGAGGTCAGCGGCCCGTTCCTGTCGCTGCCGGTGCTGCGCGCCACCTGGCCGAACCTGGAGTCGCTGACCAAGGACCAGGTCGCCGCGCTGCGCCGGGCGCACGCCGACTGGCAGGCCGCCCCGGCCGCCGGGCAGCGCCCCTGGATCGACTTCGTGCTCGCCGGTCTGCTCGACTGGCGGGAGGAGTACCGCACCGGCACCGAGGAGCTGGCGGCCCTCGCGATGGCGGTGCCCGAGCACGACACCACGGTCACGCCGTCGTTCGCCCTGGTGGAACCGGGCGAGGACGTCAAACCGGACACGGTGCGGCTGCTGGGCCTGATGTGCCCGCCCACCACCTCCCCCACGGCCCGCGTGAAGGGCGAGGCGTGGTCGGCCACGCCCGTGGACCGGCTCGCCCAGTTGTGCCGCCACCACGGCGTGGAACTGGGCCTGGCCACCGACGGCCGCTGGTGGGTGCTGGTGTGGGCGCCGCGCGGCGGCGTCACCACCACCGCCGTGTTCGACGCGGTCGCCTGGCCGGAGGCCGCCGAACGGGTCGTGGTGCGCGCGTTCTCCTCGCTGCTGGGCCGCGAACGGTTCTTCGCGGTGCCCGACGACGAACTGCTCGTGCCGCTGCTGCGCAAAAGCCTGGACTCCCAGGAAGACATCACCGAAGCCCTCGGCGTGCAGGTCCGCCAGGCCGTGGAGCTGCTGGTCACCGCGATCGGCCGCGCCGACACCTGGTCGCGCGAGCACGGCGGGTCCTCCGGTCTGGCGCACGTGCCCGCACACGAGGTGTACCGGGGCGCGGTGTCGGTGATGATGCGCGTGGTGTTCCTGCTGTTCGCCGAGGAACGGAAGCTGCTGCCGTCCGACAACGAGCTGTACGCCCGCGCCTACTCGGCGGGGCGGCTCTGCGCCGAACTGGAGCAGCGGGCGCTGGAGGGCTCCGAGGAGGAACTGGAGAACACCTACACCGCCTGGCACCGGCTGCTCGCCCTGTTCAACGCCGTCTACCGGGGCGTGGAGCATCCCCGGCTGAAGATGACCGCGCACGACGGGTCGCTGTTCAACCCGGACCAGTTCGGCTGGCTGCCGCTGCACATCGACGACCGCACCGTGCTGCACATGCTGCGCGCCGTGCAGTACGTCGAGATCGGGACGGGCCGGTCGAAGGAGCGGCGCGCCCTGTCGTTCCGCGCGCTGGACGTCGAGCAGATCGGCTACGTGTACGAGGGTCTGCTGTCCTTCGACGGTTTCCGCGCCGACGACGTGGTCGTGGGCCTGGTCGGCAAGGAGGGCCGCGAGGAGGAGGTGGCCCTCGCCGACCTGGAGGCATTGGCGGCCGGGCACTCGGATCTGGACGCGCTGGCGAAGGCTCTTTCGGACGCCTACAAGCAGTCGGGGATCGGTTCGACGCGGGCCGTGGCCAAGCGGCTGGCCCCGCTGTCGGGGACCGACCGGGAGGAGGCCCGCAAGAAGCTGCTCGCGGTGACCCGGGGCGACTACCCGCTGTCGGAGAGGCTGCTGCCGTTCTTCGGACTGCTCCGCACCGACCTGCGGGGGCTGCCCGTGGTGGTGCTACCGGGTGAGTTGTATGTGACCGAGTCGCCGCTGCGGCGGAATACCGGGACGCACTACACGCCGCGCTTCCTCGCCGAACAGGTCGTCGAGGGGGCGCTGGAGCCCCTGGTGTACGAACCGGGGCCGTTGCAGACCGCCGACCGCGACGAGTGGAAGCTCAAGTCGAGCGCCGAGATCCTGGGGTTGAAGGTCGCCGACATCGCGATGGGCTCGGCGGCGTTCCTCGTCGCCGCCGCCCGGTACCTCGGGGATCGGCTGGTTGAGGCGTGGGTCGCCGAAGGCGATGAACGGGTCCGCGACTACACGCCCACGGGTGACGAACTGGGCGCCGACGAGGACCCGGTGACCGTCGAAGCGCGGCGGCAGATCATCGAACACTGCCTGTACGGGGTGGACATCAACCCGATGGCCGTGGAGATGGCGAAACTGTCGCTGTGGCTGGTGTCCATGGACCCGAAACGGCCGTTTACTTTCTTGGACGACCGGTTGGCGGCCGGGGACTCGCTGCTCGGGGTGACGTCGCTGGAGCAGGTCGAGTACATGCACATGGACCCGAAGAAGGGGCGGAAGATCCACGAGCGGGCGCTGGTGGACTTCACAGCGGGGATTCGAGAACTCGTCGCGGATGTCGCTCAGGAACGGCGGGCACTCACCGACATTGAGGGAACATCGGTGGCGGCGTTGAACCGCAAGCGGTCCCTGCTGGCGGACGCGGAGTTGCGGACCGGTCGGGTAAAACTCCTGGCGGACCTGTGCGTGGGTGCGGCGCTGGCCAACGCCAAAAAGGGCGACACCGGCCTGCGGGACGGGTCCCTCGCAGCGGCCGACCTCGCCCGCCGTCTCAACACCGCCGAACCGGAGGCCCGGATCAAGATTCGGGAATGGCTGGAGACGGACCGGCCGGAGGGGGCATTCAAGAGGGTGCCGGTGCACTGGCCGCTGGTGTTCCCGGAGGTGTTCGAGAAGGGCGGGTTCGATGCGGTGATCGGGAATCCGCCGTTCTTGGGGGGAAAAAAGATCAGCGGGCCGATGGGGTCTGTGTATCGCGAGTATTTGGTTAACTGTATTGCAGGAGATCTCAAAGGACACGCCGACCTGGTCGCTTACTTCACACTGCGCGCGCATGGCGTCCTTAATAACAGTGGCCAGACCGGGTTGGTTGCGACCAACACCCTGGCTCAGGGGGATACCCGGGAAGTCGGATTAGACCAACTCACTGTCAACAAGGTCACTATCCGACAGGCCGTGAAGAGCAAGCCGTGGCCGTCGAAGAGTGCTGCGTTGGAGTACTGCGCGGTGTGGGGAAGCCGGGCCGGACTCGGCGAGAAGGCCAAACGGGTTCTTGACGGTAACGAGGTCAAGGGGATCACGTCTTCGCTTGACCCGGAGTCCCGGACTTCAGGCCATCCCGAACGCCTGGCCAAGAACTCCGGACTGGCATTCAATGGTCAATATATCATGGGAATCGGATTCACCATTGAAGCCAAAGAAGCCCAGAAACTAATTAGGAAAGAAGCTCGAAATTCGGAGATTCTTTTTCCTTATCTAAACGGACAAGATGTTAATTCACGCCCAGACTCATCAGCCAGTCGCTGGGTAATAAATTTCCACGATTGGCCAGAAGGAAGAGCCTCGGAATACACAGATTGCTTTAACCATGTAGTTAAGCAAGTCAAACCGGACAGGCTTCGCCAAAAAGACGAGCATGGAAAGCGCTACTGGTGGCAGTTTTTCCGCCAACGCCCCAAACTAAGGAAGGCAGCATACGGACTAGAACAAGTCGTCGTCATTACTCTCGTGAGCAAGACCGTAATGCCGATGATGGTGCCGACTGGCCAGGTCTTTGCCCACAAGCTTGGTGTCTTCGCTACCGATGACACTGCCATGTTGGCACTGCTGTCAAGCGCGCCGCACTACTGGTGGGTCGTTGCTCATGGATCGACGCTTGAGACCCGTATCAACTACTCCCCCTCTGACGTCTTCGAGACCTTCCCGCTCCCAGAACTCACCGAAGAACTCCGCGAACTCGGCTCCCGCCTGGACACCTTCCGCCGGGACGTGATGCTCTCCCGGCAGTCCGGACTCACCAAGACCTACAACCTGGTCTTCGACCCCGACTGCACTGACGACGACATCGAGGAGCTGCGCCGGATTCACCGGGCCATCGACGAGGCCACTGTCCGCGCCTACGAGTGGGAGGACCGCATCGAGGCGGTCGGCGGGCTCGACCACGGGTTCCATCCCGTCGGCAGTAAGGAACTCCGCTACACCATCGGCCCGGCCGCTCAGCGCGAGATCCTGGACAGCCTGCTTGAGCTGAACCACGAACGCTACGCCGAAGAGGTCGCCCAGGGCCTGCACGACAAGAAGAAGGGCAAGCGCGCCTCAGCGGAAACCCTGTTCGACTGA
- a CDS encoding UTRA domain-containing protein: protein MDARTLHDIAAIPDPLDRARAASSAMTTLQGQSVELSRIRRQAIIEAQESGGLRQEDIARHLGVTPGRVSQMKKAGAGPAHQAPPGPTEPRPRVLVERALPTPPSVRGSKSLYLTEAERQGLTAERKMLYIGREPASDHVAAGLRTEPGEDVIARRKMFWANGVPVRISTSYFRTDVAEGTRLAEEGFVLPTLQAAIEELGHRFSHATETLTVRPPTPYEADLLDVPGEWVVQILRVSVSTDEMPIHALETVCAASRHTFPIGQVAGSDQF from the coding sequence GTGGATGCCAGGACGCTGCACGACATCGCAGCCATACCCGACCCGCTCGACCGGGCGCGTGCCGCGTCGAGCGCCATGACCACCCTTCAGGGGCAGTCCGTCGAACTGTCCCGAATCCGCCGCCAGGCGATCATCGAAGCTCAGGAGTCCGGCGGCCTGCGGCAGGAGGACATCGCCCGGCATCTCGGCGTGACGCCGGGGCGCGTGTCGCAGATGAAGAAGGCGGGCGCGGGACCGGCGCACCAGGCGCCGCCCGGGCCGACCGAGCCCCGGCCGCGCGTTCTGGTGGAGCGTGCTCTGCCGACACCGCCGAGTGTGCGCGGCTCTAAGAGCCTGTACCTGACCGAGGCCGAGCGGCAGGGGCTGACCGCCGAACGGAAGATGCTCTACATCGGCCGCGAACCGGCCAGTGACCATGTCGCCGCCGGACTGCGGACCGAACCGGGCGAGGATGTCATCGCCCGCCGCAAGATGTTCTGGGCCAACGGAGTTCCGGTGCGCATCTCCACCAGCTACTTCCGCACCGACGTCGCGGAGGGGACCCGGCTGGCCGAGGAAGGGTTCGTGCTGCCGACCCTCCAGGCCGCCATCGAGGAGTTGGGACACCGGTTCTCCCACGCCACAGAGACGTTGACCGTGCGTCCGCCGACACCGTACGAGGCCGACCTGTTGGACGTGCCCGGTGAGTGGGTGGTCCAGATCCTGCGGGTCAGCGTGTCCACCGACGAAATGCCGATCCACGCACTGGAGACCGTGTGCGCCGCCTCTCGCCACACCTTCCCCATCGGCCAGGTCGCGGGCTCCGACCAGTTCTGA
- a CDS encoding ATP-binding protein has product MSVAFTSFPGLPTSVAAARRFVAGAIRLYPHSAAPGEVVDRAELITSELCTNALRHTRSGEPGQSFTVWIRVDEHGVRGEVHTPPARLPHLIPQVVEAHPWCESGRGLFLVDQLATKWGTLTPWQNGVFFLLTWPQPR; this is encoded by the coding sequence GTGAGCGTCGCGTTCACGTCCTTTCCCGGCCTGCCCACCAGCGTGGCCGCCGCCCGCCGGTTCGTGGCCGGCGCGATCCGGCTCTACCCGCACTCCGCCGCCCCCGGCGAGGTGGTGGATCGGGCCGAGCTGATCACCTCGGAACTCTGCACGAACGCACTGCGCCACACCCGTTCGGGGGAGCCCGGGCAGAGCTTCACCGTGTGGATACGGGTGGACGAACACGGCGTGCGCGGCGAGGTCCACACCCCGCCCGCCCGACTGCCCCACCTCATACCGCAGGTGGTGGAAGCCCACCCGTGGTGCGAGTCCGGGCGCGGCCTGTTCCTCGTCGACCAGCTCGCCACCAAGTGGGGCACCCTCACCCCCTGGCAGAACGGCGTGTTCTTCCTCCTCACCTGGCCCCAACCCCGATGA
- a CDS encoding helix-turn-helix domain-containing protein has translation MPAPLITRAALKAAITTRELNPDHPVFPTEFWTHPVVARAVARLDTTTLIRQARTLTPITQEQLAHLTGLTQATISRIEHGRTQLRDLDRIHTLLTGLGAPHPPSLKGTDPLDGYTVRAVIAENEGGHLVVLHAPTQSITQALAHTPEPAATPLPPPPTHPVWPPPR, from the coding sequence GTGCCCGCACCGCTGATCACCCGCGCCGCCCTCAAGGCCGCCATCACCACCCGCGAACTCAACCCCGACCACCCCGTCTTCCCCACCGAGTTCTGGACCCATCCGGTCGTCGCCCGGGCCGTGGCCCGCCTCGACACCACCACCCTCATCCGCCAAGCCCGCACACTCACCCCCATCACCCAGGAACAACTCGCCCACCTCACCGGACTCACCCAGGCCACCATCTCCCGCATCGAACACGGCCGCACCCAACTCCGCGACCTCGACCGGATCCACACCCTCCTCACCGGCCTCGGCGCACCCCACCCCCCGTCTCTCAAGGGCACTGACCCCCTGGACGGCTACACCGTCCGCGCCGTCATCGCCGAAAACGAAGGCGGCCACCTGGTCGTCCTCCACGCCCCCACCCAGTCGATCACCCAAGCCCTCGCCCACACCCCCGAACCCGCCGCCACACCACTGCCCCCACCCCCCACCCACCCCGTCTGGCCCCCACCCCGATGA
- a CDS encoding MerR family transcriptional regulator: MSAALRSGQVAQAAGVNLQTLRYYERRGLLAEPRRSNGGHRMYPPEAVTVVRMIKAAQRLGFSLDEIAELLEAGTHRHGRPRPGLQQRTRSKLAEIEAKIADLTTIRDTLTDALEAGCDDLSTCAHAPCCPLPFPELAEENRHVDDRI, translated from the coding sequence GTGAGCGCGGCGCTGCGCAGCGGGCAGGTCGCACAGGCCGCCGGGGTGAACCTGCAGACCCTGCGCTACTACGAACGGCGCGGCCTGCTGGCCGAGCCGCGCCGCAGCAACGGCGGGCACCGGATGTATCCGCCGGAGGCGGTCACCGTGGTGCGGATGATCAAGGCCGCGCAGCGGTTGGGCTTCAGCCTTGACGAGATCGCCGAACTGCTGGAGGCGGGCACGCACCGGCACGGCCGGCCCCGGCCGGGGCTGCAACAGCGCACCCGGAGCAAACTCGCCGAGATCGAGGCGAAGATCGCCGACCTGACCACGATCCGCGACACCCTGACCGACGCGCTGGAGGCGGGCTGCGACGACTTGTCCACCTGCGCGCACGCCCCCTGCTGTCCACTGCCGTTTCCCGAACTCGCCGAGGAGAACCGCCATGTCGATGACCGGATCTAG
- a CDS encoding contact-dependent growth inhibition system immunity protein: MNIERSFRGKFGSLEYFVEAYLHQDWSIDGGSVAEIMKNRKELVSMAPKIRRDAEALLGEGLAEGELEDLFENTWKSGYEPDVDEGETWAGVLQEIIEASLAIDPEEKG; this comes from the coding sequence GTGAATATTGAAAGAAGCTTCAGGGGGAAGTTTGGAAGTCTGGAGTACTTCGTTGAAGCCTATCTCCACCAGGACTGGAGTATTGATGGTGGGAGTGTTGCAGAGATAATGAAAAACAGAAAAGAGCTTGTTTCTATGGCTCCAAAGATTCGAAGGGATGCGGAGGCGCTTTTGGGGGAGGGGCTTGCCGAGGGCGAACTGGAAGATCTCTTCGAGAATACTTGGAAGAGCGGATATGAGCCTGATGTCGACGAGGGGGAGACGTGGGCTGGAGTGCTTCAGGAAATCATTGAGGCAAGTCTGGCGATCGATCCGGAAGAGAAAGGTTGA
- a CDS encoding transposase family protein, translated as MAPKPGVHTPIRASREVSYARMHADNRAYNRLLRAVRAVGERAMAVLVGRYTALRRISLRPSAVGRIVQVAPVLHRYEHSIH; from the coding sequence ATGGCGCCGAAGCCAGGCGTCCACACCCCGATCCGGGCCTCCCGGGAGGTGTCGTATGCGCGCATGCACGCCGACAACCGGGCCTACAACCGGTTGCTCCGGGCCGTGCGCGCGGTGGGCGAACGCGCCATGGCCGTGCTGGTCGGACGCTACACAGCCCTGCGTCGCATCAGCCTCAGACCCTCCGCGGTCGGCCGCATCGTCCAGGTCGCCCCGGTCCTCCACCGCTACGAACACTCAATTCATTGA